In Vibrio bathopelagicus, one DNA window encodes the following:
- a CDS encoding ATP-binding protein → MLNYRNTIVFIAITLVCFVIPETTVASEERDDKIVVGVLANNNHDQSGKFEAIYGISLDYLSNISHFLNLKLEIKHYGNIPELLDDVETNKIDGALGFSKTAEREKKFSFSEPIFSTTLAVWYRDVYLKNQRQEQLTWACIDKSVYCQLVEKRGAQKIYRAKSRDDAFDAVLQGKADALVTTYVSINEYLDHKDVMRGAVDVPVWLPEEKIRFISSKDNSELIKGIDSILLWEVEGRGIRSVASKNPYHVSDKLISQYKAHQNGKDVITYSSNGEAYPFLFENEKQQLDGMLVEYLALVSARTGLGFDYVVPELNLESSYTSYNADIVPVVYRDRNKTKAAQWLITKPFMRASFTKVTHNEANNTLQTDKKGILLSVSKQGIINVGEREDRNLTRYRDMKKILDDLRSGEISAAYVPHDITYSMILNDSSEGLTFDQDEGISYSIAFAVSKKNVELKNVLNSIIDTVSVEEIEKLRRNYRKFDLVYGYDSSNVNKFAALVSVVFVTLSYLGYLLLVNLRYKVRLAELNAGNEEKEKIWLSEIIQEINNIVFIHNDKNEILLSNCPKFQSNECQVCTMKSQATGASLVGNQIEIKTILDGDSLNDIHLAKDCRLDISHVHRESKTIASSSSDKRFILTSLLDISAQKKRENALIKAEKEAKLAVEARESLLTTMSHELRTPLSAVHGLLDIIKINTGNDKDSHLVDQAIRSLDHLNKLVDGVLDLSKIESGVLSVKAEKVELLPLLCDVFRTFEPISKSKNLQYSVEIHPFAFRWVMVDGIRVSQILTNLLSNAVKFTSEGEISVVVAAVDDQLIVELTDTGIGMTPIQQQQVLKPFVQADDTITRQFGGTGLGLSIVDQLLQCMGGELHIESELSRGTTINVSIPFVLNDNGGSADYEIRDLTYSRDLPDNLRGWCHEWRLTESENTPDLSITRSSESNHVDMTFRRGVNDLVTIEHEQLKYPDSLLNLIVKSDEHAINVPTPKAVREWKHGDVLIAEDNPINQSVMTLQMNEIGIKPVFVDNGLQAWEYINQNSIKLLLTDFHMPEMDGYELASKIKSCDQFKDIVVIGITAEDTRVARDKTKDIAIDDILYKPYSVSKLLDILEKHATPLSRSPSWLERFDKDDAIAVANVFINTMSEDVANIDINSPTINRTLHRIKGALNAVGANEIAALSQDVECCELKANKEKLGKLVRAIESEIEFTKAWLKANEY, encoded by the coding sequence CTACTGTAGCATCTGAAGAAAGAGACGATAAAATCGTTGTTGGCGTGCTCGCAAATAACAATCATGATCAAAGTGGTAAGTTTGAGGCTATTTATGGTATCAGCTTAGATTACCTATCAAATATAAGTCATTTCCTAAATCTAAAATTAGAAATTAAGCATTACGGAAATATCCCTGAATTGCTTGATGATGTCGAAACGAACAAAATAGATGGCGCATTAGGGTTCAGTAAAACAGCTGAAAGAGAAAAGAAGTTCTCATTCTCAGAACCAATCTTCTCGACGACTCTGGCCGTTTGGTACCGAGACGTGTATCTGAAGAATCAAAGGCAAGAACAACTTACATGGGCGTGCATAGACAAAAGTGTCTATTGCCAACTTGTAGAGAAACGTGGCGCTCAGAAAATCTACAGAGCTAAGTCTCGTGATGATGCATTCGACGCTGTATTACAGGGCAAAGCTGATGCACTGGTCACTACTTATGTTTCAATTAACGAATACCTCGATCATAAAGATGTGATGAGAGGGGCTGTTGACGTGCCAGTTTGGTTGCCTGAAGAGAAAATCCGCTTTATTTCGAGTAAAGATAACTCAGAACTCATTAAAGGCATCGATTCAATCCTTTTGTGGGAAGTTGAAGGGCGTGGTATTCGCTCAGTGGCCTCAAAGAACCCTTATCATGTTAGCGACAAGCTTATCTCTCAATATAAAGCACATCAAAACGGTAAAGATGTGATCACCTATAGTTCGAATGGTGAGGCGTATCCGTTTCTGTTTGAAAACGAAAAACAACAACTTGACGGCATGCTGGTGGAATATCTAGCGCTGGTTTCTGCTCGAACAGGGCTAGGTTTTGATTATGTCGTACCTGAGTTAAACCTAGAATCCAGTTACACCTCTTATAACGCAGATATTGTTCCTGTGGTATATCGCGATAGGAACAAAACCAAGGCTGCACAATGGCTAATCACCAAACCATTTATGCGTGCTAGTTTTACCAAAGTGACACACAACGAAGCCAACAATACGCTGCAGACAGATAAGAAAGGCATTCTTCTTAGTGTCAGCAAACAAGGGATCATTAATGTCGGTGAGCGTGAAGACCGAAACCTTACACGTTATCGAGATATGAAAAAGATACTTGATGATTTGAGAAGTGGTGAAATATCAGCCGCGTATGTACCGCATGATATTACTTACTCAATGATTCTAAATGACTCGTCTGAAGGGCTCACATTTGATCAAGATGAAGGCATCTCTTATTCAATTGCCTTTGCTGTGTCTAAGAAAAATGTCGAGTTAAAGAATGTACTGAACAGCATCATTGATACGGTGAGTGTTGAAGAGATAGAAAAGCTGCGCCGTAATTATCGTAAATTCGATTTGGTTTACGGTTACGACAGTAGCAATGTGAATAAGTTTGCCGCTTTGGTGTCGGTCGTGTTTGTGACTCTTTCATACCTTGGCTATCTACTTTTGGTGAATCTGCGTTACAAAGTCAGGCTTGCCGAGTTGAACGCAGGGAATGAAGAGAAAGAGAAGATTTGGCTCTCGGAGATCATTCAAGAGATCAACAATATCGTTTTTATTCATAACGATAAGAACGAGATATTGTTGAGCAATTGTCCGAAATTCCAATCGAACGAATGTCAGGTTTGTACTATGAAATCTCAAGCAACTGGAGCTTCGTTAGTCGGAAATCAAATTGAGATCAAAACCATTCTTGACGGTGATAGCCTTAACGATATCCATTTAGCAAAAGATTGCCGTTTGGATATCTCCCATGTTCACCGAGAAAGTAAAACAATTGCTTCGTCGAGCAGCGACAAGCGTTTTATTCTGACTTCTCTGCTTGATATTTCTGCGCAGAAGAAGCGTGAGAACGCACTAATCAAGGCTGAGAAAGAGGCCAAACTAGCGGTTGAAGCAAGAGAGAGCCTACTGACAACCATGAGTCACGAGCTACGCACCCCTTTATCTGCCGTGCATGGATTGCTCGACATCATCAAGATCAATACGGGTAACGACAAAGACAGTCATTTGGTCGACCAAGCCATTCGTTCTCTCGACCACTTAAATAAGCTGGTCGATGGTGTACTTGATTTGTCGAAGATCGAATCGGGTGTGTTGTCTGTTAAGGCCGAAAAAGTCGAACTGCTGCCCCTTCTTTGTGACGTTTTCAGAACCTTTGAACCGATTTCGAAAAGTAAGAACCTACAGTACAGCGTCGAGATTCACCCCTTTGCTTTTCGTTGGGTGATGGTTGATGGCATTCGTGTTTCTCAAATACTTACGAATTTGCTATCGAATGCCGTGAAGTTCACCTCTGAAGGCGAGATCAGTGTTGTGGTTGCTGCTGTCGATGATCAGTTAATTGTCGAGTTGACGGACACGGGCATAGGGATGACACCTATACAGCAACAACAAGTACTGAAACCCTTCGTGCAAGCTGATGACACCATTACCAGACAGTTCGGCGGCACGGGGCTAGGGCTCAGCATTGTTGACCAACTCCTGCAATGCATGGGTGGTGAGCTTCATATTGAGTCTGAACTGAGTCGCGGCACCACGATTAACGTTTCTATTCCGTTTGTCCTAAACGACAACGGAGGCAGTGCAGATTACGAGATTAGAGATCTGACTTACTCACGCGACCTACCAGATAATTTAAGAGGTTGGTGCCACGAGTGGAGGTTGACTGAATCCGAAAATACGCCTGATCTGAGCATCACACGAAGCTCTGAATCTAACCATGTTGATATGACCTTTCGCCGAGGTGTGAATGACCTGGTCACAATTGAACATGAACAACTGAAATACCCAGACAGTTTGTTGAATTTGATAGTGAAATCAGATGAGCACGCCATCAATGTACCAACCCCGAAAGCGGTCAGAGAATGGAAACATGGCGATGTACTCATCGCAGAAGATAACCCAATCAATCAAAGTGTCATGACGCTACAAATGAATGAGATCGGCATCAAACCTGTGTTTGTGGATAACGGTCTTCAAGCGTGGGAATACATTAACCAGAACTCAATTAAATTGTTGCTTACAGATTTCCACATGCCTGAAATGGATGGCTATGAGCTCGCTAGCAAGATTAAGAGCTGTGACCAGTTTAAAGATATTGTCGTGATTGGTATCACCGCGGAAGACACACGAGTTGCTCGTGATAAGACCAAAGATATCGCGATCGATGACATTCTTTACAAGCCATACAGTGTTTCCAAGTTGCTGGACATTCTCGAGAAACATGCAACGCCTTTGAGCCGCTCGCCAAGTTGGCTAGAGCGATTCGACAAAGATGATGCGATTGCGGTTGCTAATGTGTTCATCAATACCATGAGCGAAGACGTGGCGAATATTGACATCAATTCGCCAACCATCAACCGAACGCTTCATCGAATAAAAGGGGCGTTAAACGCAGTCGGTGCGAATGAAATTGCCGCGTTGTCTCAAGACGTTGAGTGCTGTGAACTAAAAGCGAATAAAGAAAAATTAGGGAAGCTGGTTAGGGCCATTGAGTCAGAAATTGAATTTACAAAAGCGTGGTTAAAAGCCAATGAATACTAA